A single Blastococcus colisei DNA region contains:
- a CDS encoding VOC family protein, which yields MPKQIPCLWFDGTAEQAARHYTSIFPNSSIGDVTRYGPDMPPPMKEGDVLTVDFTLDGQPYTALNGGPQFPFSEAVSFQIMCEDQEEADHYWTRLTEGGEESMCGWLKDKFGVSWQVTPTELMSMLNDPDPGRAQRATQAMLQMRRIDIAEIKRAADSVPA from the coding sequence ATGCCCAAGCAGATTCCCTGTCTCTGGTTCGACGGCACGGCCGAGCAGGCCGCCCGGCACTACACCTCGATCTTCCCGAACTCGAGCATCGGGGACGTCACGCGCTACGGGCCCGACATGCCCCCGCCGATGAAGGAGGGCGACGTCCTGACCGTCGACTTCACCCTCGACGGGCAGCCCTACACCGCCCTCAACGGCGGGCCCCAGTTCCCGTTCAGCGAGGCGGTCTCCTTCCAGATCATGTGCGAGGACCAGGAGGAGGCCGACCACTACTGGACCCGGCTGACCGAGGGCGGCGAGGAGAGCATGTGCGGCTGGCTCAAGGACAAGTTCGGCGTCTCCTGGCAGGTCACCCCCACGGAGCTGATGAGCATGCTCAACGATCCCGACCCCGGCCGGGCGCAGCGAGCCACCCAGGCCATGCTGCAGATGCGCCGGATCGACATCGCCGAGATCAAGCGGGCCGCCGACAGCGTCCCCGCCTGA
- a CDS encoding CopG family transcriptional regulator has translation MTKYRMGPDVDLRREDVRDSQGRRITEEYAERATDDALAFVGRGRPSLTGAKAPSPQVTFRVTPELRAKAAAEAARQGRRISDVAREALERYLAS, from the coding sequence ATGACGAAGTACCGGATGGGACCTGACGTCGACCTCCGAAGAGAGGACGTACGAGACAGTCAGGGGCGGCGGATCACCGAGGAGTACGCCGAGCGCGCCACTGATGACGCGCTGGCCTTTGTCGGCCGGGGACGACCGTCCCTGACCGGAGCGAAGGCGCCGTCTCCACAGGTGACCTTCAGGGTGACACCCGAGCTGCGGGCGAAGGCCGCCGCTGAGGCTGCCCGGCAGGGGCGGCGCATCTCCGATGTCGCTCGCGAAGCCCTCGAGCGGTACCTCGCGTCCTGA
- a CDS encoding DNA polymerase III subunit alpha, translating to MSDPFVHLHVASGYSMRYGANHPADLVARAAEHGMPALALTDRDGLYGAVKFALACRSAGVRPIFGVDLAVAPALDATVPPALARALGGEESGARPPRLRAPGRRSPARGGASVDPRLPRVTFLARDGVGWRSLCRLTSATHLRGTRGEPVSSLAMAAEHANGLIALLGPDSAVGRALLTGRADHAAAHLDAWRAAFGPGRLVLELVHHRGHGDRVRAQAMLRFAAEQGVPVVLSNAVRYVDALDAPTADVLDAARRLVPLDERHVDRRTAEGYLKSGKEMAAVAEDLVGPDRDAALRLLEGTARLAEQCTVDIRDDLGIGSVRYPELDVVTTPAERGMGPSRVLRARCEAGLGRRGMAPSERVRQRLDEELAVIDSLGYPSYFLTVADVVDLIKSLRVRAAARGSGAGSLVTYLLGISDVDPLRYGLLMERFLSPLRHQLPDIDIDVESARRMEVYDAVIDRFGADRVSCISMMDTYRVRHAIRDVGAALGLPPAEIDAVAKAFPHIRANQVHAALKDLPELRASRLGSKRSGGSGDLDLMFDLVSRLDGLPRHIALHPCGVLLSDATLLDRTPVENSYLGYPMSQFDKDDVEELGLLKLDLLGIRMQSAIAHALDEVARVDGETVDIDAVPRDDPTTFELIRSTRTLGMFQIESPGQRELVGKFGPRTFEDIVIDISLFRPGPVKSDMVTPFLMARNGWRATEYPHPDLEFCLEETAGVVVFHEQVLQIVARMAGVTLAEADEVRRALGEKDAHPEVRAWFVPRVLDKGYPVEVAEQVWQVLAAFGSFGFCKAHAAAFALPTYQSAWLKTHHPAAFLAGVLTHDPGMYPKRLILDDARNFGIRVLGLDVNASTGPYRVERLEADNSEAEVEIEHWLRPEWMPATMRDPSRYGIRLALADVKGISDDEVARIVTGQPYRSLTDFWHRASVSRPVVERLVLAGGFDSLYGFGVRDREAGRPTHRRKQVTRRDLLLQIGELDRWSRSGARVNSSGQLSLDLMGLGLEEEGVAGEGGREDDGSAGLSWAEGSGLPEFTDAELVRAELEVLGLDASRHVVDFYRPFLSAIGAVPAGELLTCRSGAEVLVAGVKVATQTPPIRSGRRVVFVTLDDGTGCTDSTFFEDAQGPYATTVFHSWLLVIRGVLRRTGPRGVSLRATGAWELPALHEAWEADGPDGVRELMAASGEFTEQAIAGAAASHGSRPVVVRPVLVHPTGFRMSPYADIKPAGEDSKVAARRAASGPPRKLWHSSPGSSGH from the coding sequence GTGAGCGACCCCTTCGTCCACCTGCACGTCGCCTCCGGCTACTCGATGCGGTACGGAGCCAACCACCCGGCCGATCTCGTGGCCCGCGCCGCCGAGCACGGCATGCCGGCGCTGGCGCTCACCGATCGCGACGGGCTGTACGGCGCGGTGAAGTTCGCGCTGGCCTGCCGGTCGGCCGGGGTGCGGCCGATCTTCGGGGTGGACCTCGCCGTCGCCCCGGCCCTCGACGCGACGGTGCCCCCGGCGCTGGCCCGTGCCCTGGGCGGGGAGGAGTCCGGCGCTCGGCCGCCCCGGCTGCGCGCGCCCGGCCGTCGCAGTCCTGCCCGTGGCGGGGCGAGCGTCGACCCGCGACTGCCGCGGGTCACCTTCCTCGCCCGGGACGGCGTCGGCTGGCGCTCGCTGTGCCGGCTGACCAGCGCCACCCATCTACGCGGCACGCGCGGGGAGCCGGTGAGCTCGCTGGCCATGGCGGCCGAGCACGCGAACGGGCTGATCGCACTGCTCGGCCCCGACTCGGCGGTCGGCCGGGCGCTGCTCACCGGCCGGGCCGACCACGCGGCAGCCCATCTGGACGCCTGGCGGGCCGCCTTCGGTCCGGGCCGGCTGGTGCTCGAGCTGGTCCACCACCGCGGCCACGGCGACCGGGTGCGGGCGCAGGCGATGCTCCGGTTCGCCGCCGAGCAGGGCGTCCCGGTGGTGCTCAGCAACGCCGTCCGGTACGTCGACGCCCTCGACGCGCCGACCGCCGACGTGCTGGACGCCGCACGCCGGCTGGTCCCGCTCGACGAGCGGCACGTCGACCGGCGCACCGCCGAGGGCTACCTCAAGTCGGGCAAGGAGATGGCCGCGGTGGCCGAGGACCTGGTCGGCCCCGACCGGGACGCCGCACTGCGCCTCCTCGAGGGCACCGCCCGGCTGGCCGAGCAGTGCACCGTCGACATCCGCGACGACCTCGGCATCGGCAGCGTCCGCTATCCCGAGCTCGACGTCGTCACCACCCCCGCCGAGCGGGGGATGGGCCCGTCGCGGGTGCTGCGGGCGCGGTGCGAGGCAGGCCTGGGCCGGCGCGGGATGGCGCCGTCGGAGCGGGTGCGGCAGCGGCTGGACGAGGAGCTGGCGGTGATCGACTCACTCGGCTACCCGTCCTACTTCCTCACCGTCGCCGACGTGGTCGACCTCATCAAGAGCTTGAGGGTTCGGGCCGCTGCCCGCGGTTCCGGCGCCGGCAGCCTGGTCACCTACCTGCTCGGCATCTCCGACGTCGACCCGCTCCGGTACGGGCTGCTGATGGAGCGGTTCCTCTCCCCGCTGCGCCACCAGCTGCCCGACATCGACATCGACGTGGAGTCCGCCCGGCGGATGGAGGTCTACGACGCGGTGATCGACCGCTTCGGCGCGGACCGGGTCAGCTGCATCTCGATGATGGACACCTACCGGGTGCGGCACGCCATCCGCGACGTCGGGGCCGCGCTCGGATTGCCCCCGGCCGAGATCGACGCCGTCGCCAAGGCGTTTCCGCACATCCGGGCCAACCAGGTGCACGCCGCGCTCAAGGACCTCCCGGAGCTGCGGGCCAGCCGCCTGGGCTCGAAGCGATCCGGCGGCAGCGGTGATCTCGACCTGATGTTCGACCTCGTGTCCCGGCTCGACGGTCTGCCCCGGCACATCGCGCTGCACCCGTGCGGGGTGCTGCTGTCGGATGCCACGCTGCTCGACCGCACACCGGTGGAGAACAGCTATCTCGGCTATCCGATGAGCCAGTTCGACAAGGACGACGTCGAGGAGCTGGGGCTGCTCAAGCTCGACCTGCTGGGCATCCGGATGCAGTCGGCGATCGCGCACGCCCTCGACGAGGTGGCCCGGGTCGACGGCGAGACCGTCGACATCGACGCCGTCCCGCGGGACGACCCCACGACCTTCGAGCTGATCCGCAGCACCCGCACCCTCGGCATGTTCCAGATCGAGTCGCCGGGGCAGCGGGAGCTGGTGGGCAAGTTCGGGCCGCGGACGTTCGAGGACATCGTCATCGACATCTCGCTGTTCCGGCCCGGGCCGGTGAAGAGCGACATGGTCACCCCGTTCCTCATGGCCCGGAACGGCTGGCGGGCGACCGAGTACCCGCATCCCGACCTCGAGTTCTGCCTCGAGGAGACCGCCGGGGTGGTGGTCTTCCACGAGCAGGTGCTGCAGATCGTGGCCCGGATGGCCGGGGTGACCCTGGCCGAGGCCGACGAGGTGCGGCGGGCGCTGGGGGAGAAGGACGCCCATCCCGAGGTCCGGGCCTGGTTCGTGCCCCGGGTGCTGGACAAGGGCTACCCGGTGGAGGTGGCCGAGCAGGTCTGGCAGGTGCTCGCCGCCTTCGGGTCGTTCGGCTTCTGCAAGGCCCACGCCGCGGCGTTCGCGCTGCCCACCTACCAGTCGGCCTGGCTGAAGACCCACCATCCGGCGGCCTTCCTCGCCGGGGTGCTCACCCACGACCCGGGCATGTACCCGAAGCGGCTGATCCTCGACGACGCCCGCAACTTCGGGATCCGGGTGCTCGGCCTGGACGTCAACGCATCGACCGGCCCCTACCGGGTGGAGCGGCTCGAGGCCGATAACTCTGAGGCTGAAGTAGAGATCGAGCACTGGCTGCGGCCGGAATGGATGCCGGCCACCATGCGCGACCCGTCCCGCTACGGGATCCGACTGGCCCTGGCCGACGTGAAGGGCATCTCCGACGACGAGGTGGCCCGGATCGTCACCGGCCAGCCCTATCGGTCACTGACGGATTTCTGGCACCGCGCGTCGGTCTCCCGACCCGTGGTCGAACGGCTGGTGCTGGCCGGGGGCTTCGACTCCCTCTACGGCTTCGGGGTCCGCGACCGGGAGGCCGGCCGGCCGACGCACCGCCGGAAACAGGTGACCCGACGCGACCTGCTGCTGCAGATCGGGGAGCTCGACCGGTGGAGCCGCAGCGGTGCCCGCGTGAACTCGAGCGGCCAGCTGAGCCTGGACCTGATGGGGCTGGGGCTCGAGGAGGAGGGAGTCGCAGGGGAAGGAGGACGGGAGGACGACGGATCGGCGGGGCTCAGCTGGGCAGAGGGGAGCGGTCTGCCGGAGTTCACCGACGCCGAGCTGGTGCGCGCCGAGCTGGAGGTGCTCGGCCTGGACGCCAGCCGGCACGTCGTCGACTTCTACCGGCCGTTCCTGTCCGCCATCGGCGCAGTTCCGGCGGGGGAGCTGCTCACCTGCCGCAGCGGTGCGGAGGTGCTGGTCGCCGGGGTCAAGGTGGCGACCCAGACGCCGCCGATCCGCTCCGGACGGCGGGTGGTGTTCGTGACCCTGGACGACGGCACCGGCTGCACCGACTCGACGTTCTTCGAGGACGCGCAGGGCCCCTACGCCACCACGGTCTTCCACTCGTGGCTGCTGGTCATCCGGGGGGTGCTGCGCCGCACCGGCCCGCGCGGGGTCTCGCTGCGGGCGACCGGGGCGTGGGAACTGCCGGCCCTGCACGAGGCGTGGGAGGCCGACGGACCGGACGGCGTGCGCGAGCTGATGGCCGCCTCGGGGGAGTTCACGGAGCAGGCGATCGCGGGGGCCGCGGCATCGCACGGTTCGCGGCCGGTCGTCGTCCGGCCGGTGCTGGTCCATCCCACGGGGTTCCGGATGTCGCCCTACGCCGACATCAAGCCCGCCGGGGAGGACTCGAAGGTGGCAGCCCGGCGGGCGGCGTCCGGACCGCCCCGCAAGCTCTGGCACTCCAGTCCCGGCAGCTCGGGCCACTGA
- a CDS encoding SAV_6107 family HEPN domain-containing protein: MGAARAVPVGQLPLPPAMPAAAAQLLDQAHRGLAEAAAATDPRQRYATAHLGALRGAAAVLAARTRPEPARRRPRSAWVLLGQVAPELGEWATFFAAGAAKRAAAEAGLSRAVTEREADDLVRDVGAFLGVVENCLAASYGNLSAPEPARSTYTRPRVVGGTASGPRR; encoded by the coding sequence ATGGGCGCCGCCCGAGCCGTCCCCGTCGGCCAGCTGCCGTTGCCCCCCGCGATGCCCGCCGCGGCGGCGCAGCTCCTCGACCAGGCGCACCGCGGGCTGGCCGAGGCGGCTGCGGCAACCGATCCGCGGCAGCGCTACGCCACCGCCCACCTGGGCGCGCTGCGCGGCGCGGCGGCGGTGCTGGCCGCCCGCACCCGCCCCGAGCCCGCCCGCCGTCGTCCCCGCAGTGCGTGGGTGCTGCTCGGGCAGGTCGCGCCCGAGCTGGGCGAGTGGGCCACCTTTTTCGCCGCCGGCGCCGCGAAGCGGGCCGCCGCCGAGGCCGGGCTGTCCCGAGCGGTGACCGAGCGAGAGGCCGATGACCTCGTCCGCGACGTCGGCGCCTTCCTCGGCGTCGTGGAGAACTGCCTCGCCGCCTCGTACGGGAACCTGTCCGCGCCCGAACCGGCCCGGAGCACCTACACCCGTCCGCGGGTGGTCGGCGGCACCGCATCCGGGCCCAGGCGGTGA
- a CDS encoding DUF6504 family protein, with protein sequence MSRVLGEVVGRAGEEVQVERGPLGPVQFWRGQSRYLVGELLDSWVETAPWWRRDATGGGASAELVATQEVWRVEAVRAGRSRTSFAGVYDLTWDAAGNRWWLVRVHD encoded by the coding sequence GTGAGCCGGGTGCTCGGTGAGGTCGTCGGACGGGCCGGCGAGGAGGTCCAGGTCGAGCGTGGACCGCTGGGGCCGGTGCAGTTCTGGCGCGGGCAGTCCCGGTACCTGGTGGGCGAACTGCTCGACTCCTGGGTCGAGACCGCGCCGTGGTGGCGACGAGACGCCACCGGTGGTGGGGCCTCCGCCGAGCTGGTCGCCACCCAGGAGGTGTGGCGGGTCGAGGCGGTGCGGGCCGGGCGGTCGCGGACCAGCTTCGCGGGGGTCTACGACCTCACCTGGGACGCGGCGGGCAACCGCTGGTGGCTCGTGCGGGTGCACGACTGA
- a CDS encoding type II toxin-antitoxin system PemK/MazF family toxin, whose protein sequence is MRGAVHRLRADRQARGHEQTGPRYAVVLPASRFDLLSRWIVAPTSTRARSMVVRPEVDWGAGPTRVLCDALTAVDPGVRLGEQVGHLTHAEQQQIDLALALLLDLAPPAGF, encoded by the coding sequence GTGAGGGGCGCCGTCCACCGGCTCCGTGCCGACCGGCAGGCCCGGGGTCACGAGCAGACCGGGCCGCGCTACGCGGTCGTGCTGCCGGCCTCACGGTTCGACCTGCTGTCCCGATGGATCGTGGCGCCGACCAGCACCAGGGCGCGCTCGATGGTCGTCCGACCGGAGGTCGACTGGGGGGCCGGACCGACACGCGTGCTGTGCGATGCCCTGACGGCGGTGGACCCGGGTGTGCGCCTCGGCGAACAGGTGGGCCACCTGACCCACGCCGAGCAGCAGCAGATCGACCTCGCGCTGGCCCTGCTGCTGGACCTCGCGCCTCCAGCGGGCTTCTGA
- a CDS encoding YbaK/EbsC family protein yields the protein MPPPTSPEHPRVTEVARLLRAAGAAGEVHHLPDSARTAATAAAQLGVPVGAIANSLVFDVDGNPLLVLTSGAHRVDETLVATLLGVPRISRATPEFVRRHTGQAIGGVAPIGHPEPIGTLVDVELARYDRVWAAGGHPHTVFPTTYDELLRLTGGTAAEVGTGPTATTANPAATHSTAPAALP from the coding sequence ATGCCTCCACCGACCTCGCCGGAGCATCCCCGGGTCACCGAGGTGGCGCGCCTCCTGCGCGCCGCCGGTGCCGCCGGCGAGGTGCACCACCTGCCCGACAGCGCGCGCACCGCCGCCACGGCCGCCGCGCAGCTCGGCGTCCCCGTCGGCGCGATCGCGAACAGCCTCGTGTTCGACGTCGACGGCAACCCGCTGCTGGTGCTGACCAGCGGCGCCCACCGGGTCGACGAGACCCTGGTCGCCACTCTGCTCGGCGTCCCCCGGATCAGCAGGGCGACGCCGGAGTTCGTCCGCCGGCACACCGGGCAGGCGATCGGCGGCGTCGCCCCGATCGGCCACCCCGAGCCGATCGGCACGCTCGTCGACGTCGAGCTGGCCCGCTACGACCGGGTCTGGGCCGCCGGCGGGCACCCGCACACCGTCTTCCCCACGACCTACGACGAGCTGCTCCGCCTCACCGGCGGCACGGCGGCGGAGGTCGGCACCGGGCCGACCGCGACGACCGCGAACCCTGCAGCCACCCACTCCACCGCCCCGGCGGCCCTCCCGTGA
- a CDS encoding GNAT family N-acetyltransferase produces MTDTRPATRVIELPTSWLREHMHEALTIYGLAMGYDSAVVAGRYGYAIQHTERPGFRAVGAFAETGTGGGEPAEQLVGFGYGYVVAPGQWWHDQVRAALDRRTAKKWLPDAFEVCELHVHPDHQSRGLGRRLLRALVAGVPQPVALLSTPDADTKAFRLYHADGFVDLARGYHFPGDSRPFAILGVRLPLHPREPLHPDDRDRANN; encoded by the coding sequence GTGACCGACACCCGGCCCGCCACCCGCGTCATCGAGCTGCCGACGTCGTGGCTGCGCGAGCACATGCACGAGGCGCTCACCATCTACGGCCTGGCGATGGGGTACGACTCCGCCGTCGTCGCCGGCCGCTACGGCTACGCGATCCAGCACACCGAGCGCCCCGGCTTCCGGGCCGTCGGCGCCTTCGCCGAGACCGGGACGGGTGGGGGCGAGCCAGCCGAGCAGCTGGTGGGCTTCGGCTACGGCTACGTCGTCGCGCCCGGCCAGTGGTGGCACGACCAGGTGCGCGCGGCGCTGGACCGGCGGACGGCGAAGAAGTGGCTGCCCGACGCCTTCGAGGTCTGCGAGCTGCACGTCCACCCCGACCACCAGAGCCGCGGACTGGGCCGCCGCCTCCTGCGCGCCCTGGTCGCCGGCGTCCCCCAGCCCGTCGCCCTGCTCTCCACCCCGGACGCCGACACCAAGGCGTTCCGCCTCTACCACGCCGACGGCTTCGTGGACCTGGCGCGCGGCTACCACTTCCCGGGCGACTCGCGGCCGTTCGCCATCCTCGGCGTCCGGCTCCCCCTCCACCCCCGCGAACCCCTGCATCCGGACGACCGGGACCGGGCGAACAACTGA
- a CDS encoding phytoene desaturase family protein, with the protein MPTSLPATDARVDVVVIGSGHNGLVAACYLAREGLSVEVVESDAVLGGAVSTVERWPGVLVDRGSSAHVIIRQSGIVEELELAAHGLRYIDCDPWGFAPAPSPGDAGPDGRPLVFSVDLDATCASIAEACGPDDAEAYRRFVEVWGPRSRAVAASFGRRPNAAGLLRSFWPLGAPADGRPRTPGGELAVDFLGSGDALLDRWFRSERLKAALAWFGAQSGPPMSEPGTAAMVAWFALLHDVPPGHPVGGSGGLTAALRRRLESDGGRVVLGDGAARLLTGDDGAGGRRVTGVQTVGGRRLHADAVVAACHVNVTRELAGNDAPPALADADPPLGNGFGLVVRALTDSPPVYPGAPPEQALQGLQLLCTDRAELASAHGDWAAGQLPRSPVPLAMCFSASDDTLAPPGQHVVTIWGQWYPYALADGADWDALAEGEAQRLVAAVDRYAPGFATSVQELYVQTPLRLEQELSLLRGNVMHVEMGLASMFAFRPTPALSGYTVPGLPGLYLAGASTHPGGGVSGNSGRTSARVLLADRRALPRARATAGRALRRTAARLRRTSA; encoded by the coding sequence GTGCCGACCTCACTGCCAGCCACAGATGCCCGTGTCGACGTCGTGGTGATCGGTTCCGGCCACAACGGGCTGGTCGCCGCCTGCTACCTGGCGCGCGAAGGACTGTCGGTGGAGGTCGTCGAGTCCGACGCGGTGCTCGGCGGCGCGGTCTCGACCGTCGAGCGCTGGCCCGGCGTCCTGGTCGACCGGGGCTCCAGCGCGCACGTGATCATCCGGCAGAGCGGCATCGTCGAGGAGCTCGAGCTGGCCGCCCACGGCCTGCGCTACATCGACTGCGACCCGTGGGGCTTCGCGCCCGCGCCATCGCCGGGCGACGCGGGGCCCGACGGCCGTCCGCTGGTCTTCTCCGTCGACCTCGATGCGACGTGCGCCTCGATCGCCGAGGCGTGCGGCCCCGACGACGCCGAGGCCTACCGCCGCTTCGTCGAGGTGTGGGGGCCGCGCAGCCGCGCGGTCGCCGCCTCCTTCGGCCGACGGCCGAACGCGGCGGGGCTGCTCCGGTCGTTCTGGCCGCTGGGGGCACCGGCGGACGGGCGGCCGCGCACCCCCGGCGGCGAGCTCGCCGTCGACTTCCTGGGCTCCGGCGACGCCCTGCTGGACCGCTGGTTCCGGAGCGAGCGCCTCAAGGCGGCGCTGGCCTGGTTCGGGGCGCAGTCCGGGCCACCGATGTCCGAACCCGGCACGGCCGCGATGGTCGCCTGGTTCGCGCTGCTCCACGATGTCCCGCCCGGACATCCGGTCGGTGGCTCCGGAGGGCTCACCGCGGCGCTGCGCCGCCGGCTGGAGTCCGACGGCGGGCGGGTGGTGCTCGGCGACGGCGCCGCCCGGCTGCTGACCGGGGACGACGGCGCCGGCGGCCGGCGGGTCACCGGGGTGCAGACGGTCGGCGGACGGCGCCTGCACGCCGACGCCGTCGTCGCCGCCTGCCACGTGAACGTGACCCGGGAGCTGGCGGGAAACGACGCCCCTCCCGCGCTGGCCGACGCCGATCCGCCCCTGGGCAACGGCTTCGGACTGGTGGTGCGCGCGCTCACCGACTCACCCCCGGTCTATCCCGGAGCGCCCCCCGAGCAGGCCCTCCAGGGACTCCAGCTGCTCTGCACCGACCGCGCGGAGCTGGCCTCGGCGCACGGCGACTGGGCGGCCGGACAGCTCCCGCGCAGCCCGGTGCCGCTGGCGATGTGCTTCTCGGCGAGCGACGACACCCTCGCCCCGCCGGGGCAGCACGTCGTCACGATCTGGGGCCAGTGGTACCCGTACGCGCTCGCGGACGGCGCCGACTGGGACGCCCTGGCCGAGGGCGAAGCCCAGCGCCTCGTCGCCGCGGTCGACCGCTACGCCCCTGGTTTCGCGACGTCGGTGCAGGAGCTCTACGTCCAGACGCCGCTGCGGCTCGAGCAGGAACTGTCCCTGCTCCGTGGCAACGTCATGCATGTGGAGATGGGCCTGGCCAGCATGTTCGCCTTCCGGCCGACCCCTGCCCTGTCGGGCTACACGGTCCCGGGCCTGCCCGGCCTGTACCTGGCCGGCGCCTCGACCCACCCCGGTGGCGGCGTGTCCGGCAACTCCGGACGGACGTCGGCACGCGTGCTGCTGGCCGACCGGCGCGCGCTGCCGCGGGCCCGAGCCACGGCCGGCCGGGCGCTGCGCCGCACCGCCGCCCGACTGCGGCGGACGTCCGCGTGA
- a CDS encoding carotenoid biosynthesis protein produces the protein MTTALAARTRAWRPAPGNVLPLLIAVALVLTAIAYPLSSGAARDTVSWTIVVLGSLLSVVHAGLSRGVRTAAGVLALVTATAIAFESIGLATGFPYGTYRYSDALGPTLLGVPFLVPLAWLMMAWPSWVLADRLARPVRTALRRPGRVVWAAAIFAAWDVVLDPQMVQAGYWTWTYPQPGLPGIDTVPLTNLGGWLLAGLVLMALLDLLVTRTAIPDDARISDAAPLLVLGWMTLGGALAHAGWLGLPGSAAWGAALAVPVLVVLVLQHRAAAGRR, from the coding sequence GTGACCACGGCGCTCGCGGCGCGCACCCGGGCCTGGCGGCCGGCCCCCGGGAACGTGCTCCCGCTGCTGATCGCGGTGGCACTGGTGCTCACCGCCATCGCCTATCCGCTGAGTTCGGGGGCCGCCCGCGACACGGTCAGCTGGACGATCGTCGTCCTCGGCTCGCTGCTGTCGGTGGTCCACGCCGGGCTCAGCCGCGGGGTGCGCACCGCGGCCGGCGTGCTGGCCCTCGTCACCGCGACGGCGATCGCGTTCGAGTCGATCGGCCTGGCCACGGGGTTTCCCTACGGGACCTACCGCTACAGCGACGCCCTCGGCCCGACCCTCCTGGGCGTGCCGTTCCTCGTCCCGCTGGCCTGGCTGATGATGGCGTGGCCGAGCTGGGTGCTGGCCGACCGGCTCGCCCGCCCGGTCCGGACCGCGTTGCGCCGCCCCGGCCGCGTCGTCTGGGCGGCGGCGATCTTCGCCGCCTGGGACGTCGTCCTCGACCCGCAGATGGTCCAGGCCGGCTACTGGACCTGGACATATCCGCAGCCCGGGCTGCCCGGTATCGACACCGTGCCGCTGACCAACCTCGGCGGCTGGCTGCTCGCCGGGCTGGTGCTCATGGCGCTGCTCGACCTGCTGGTCACCCGCACCGCCATACCGGACGACGCCCGCATCAGCGACGCGGCGCCCTTGCTCGTGCTCGGGTGGATGACGCTGGGCGGCGCACTGGCGCACGCCGGATGGCTGGGGCTTCCCGGGTCGGCGGCCTGGGGTGCGGCTCTCGCCGTCCCCGTGCTGGTCGTGCTCGTCCTCCAGCACCGGGCCGCCGCGGGCCGCCGGTGA
- a CDS encoding glycosyltransferase family 2 protein — protein MSLVRVLAGVSVLGALHAALNVVLLRRPPVDPPPVRRPVTVVVPARNEEEQIGGCLTALLDQRGVPALRVVVVDDGSTDGTAAVVESVADPRVRLVRAAPPPAGWLGKPHACATGAAAADDGDDGVLVFVDADVRLFPDAIAGAVAVLERHGLDLVSPWPRPLAHGPAERLVQPLAPWLWATTLPLRLAERSRRPSLAAANGQFLVLGRRGYDRAGGHAAVRGEVLEDIALLRAVKRAGGRGVPIDGSRLAACRMYYGWPALRDGYAKSLWAAVGGRPAASVAAAVALTAVWVVPPVAALRGSRAGLVGWLAGAAGRAAVAAATGGRIWPDALAHPVSILVFDALMARSVVGHRRGTLTWRDRHL, from the coding sequence GTGAGCCTCGTCCGCGTCCTCGCGGGGGTATCGGTCCTCGGGGCTCTGCACGCGGCGCTCAACGTGGTGCTGCTCCGCCGTCCGCCGGTCGACCCTCCGCCCGTCCGCCGGCCGGTCACCGTCGTCGTGCCGGCCCGGAACGAGGAGGAGCAGATCGGCGGCTGCCTGACCGCCCTGCTCGACCAGCGCGGGGTGCCCGCCCTCCGGGTGGTCGTGGTGGACGACGGCTCCACCGACGGGACGGCGGCCGTCGTCGAATCGGTGGCCGACCCGCGCGTCCGGCTGGTCCGGGCCGCCCCTCCGCCGGCCGGCTGGCTGGGCAAACCGCACGCGTGCGCCACCGGGGCGGCCGCCGCCGACGATGGTGACGACGGGGTGCTGGTCTTCGTCGACGCCGACGTCCGGCTCTTCCCCGACGCGATCGCCGGCGCCGTCGCCGTCCTGGAGCGGCACGGCCTGGACCTGGTCTCGCCCTGGCCGCGCCCGCTGGCGCACGGCCCGGCCGAGCGGCTCGTGCAACCCCTGGCGCCGTGGCTGTGGGCGACCACGCTCCCGCTGCGGCTCGCCGAGCGCTCCCGCCGGCCGTCGCTCGCCGCCGCGAACGGTCAGTTCCTGGTGCTCGGCCGGCGCGGGTACGACCGGGCAGGGGGCCACGCGGCCGTCCGGGGCGAGGTGCTCGAGGACATCGCCCTGCTGCGCGCGGTCAAGCGCGCGGGAGGGCGCGGCGTCCCGATCGACGGCTCGCGCCTGGCCGCCTGCCGCATGTACTACGGGTGGCCGGCGCTGCGGGACGGCTACGCCAAGTCATTGTGGGCGGCGGTCGGCGGTCGCCCCGCCGCGAGCGTCGCGGCGGCGGTCGCCCTCACCGCCGTCTGGGTGGTGCCCCCCGTCGCCGCGCTCCGCGGCTCCCGCGCCGGGCTGGTCGGCTGGCTGGCCGGCGCGGCCGGTCGTGCCGCCGTCGCCGCGGCGACCGGCGGCCGGATCTGGCCGGACGCCCTGGCCCACCCGGTGTCGATCCTGGTGTTCGACGCGCTGATGGCTCGGTCGGTCGTCGGCCACCGGCGCGGCACCCTCACCTGGCGGGATCGGCACCTGTAG